One window of Manihot esculenta cultivar AM560-2 chromosome 17, M.esculenta_v8, whole genome shotgun sequence genomic DNA carries:
- the LOC122722317 gene encoding metal tolerance protein C2-like codes for MKEKKTLSVLYSVISIFRVVRSGNRQMKRLFMMISLNVAYSTVELGIGLFTGRVGFVSDAFHLTFGCGLLTFSLFAMAASRGKPDRVYTYGFDIGILVSVPRVYCFILHFQLQVENAEVLCLGLVSVAVFVLVMPLFKSTAGVLLQMAPPSIHSSALNKCLRQLRCNL; via the exons ATGAAAGAGAAGAAGACATTATCAGTTTTGTATTCGGTGATATCGATATTTAGAGTTGTAAGGTCCGGGAATAGGCAAATGAAGAGGCTTTTTATGATGATTTCGCTCAATGTTGCGTATTCTACTGTGGAATTGGGAATTGGGCTCTTCACGGGGCGTGTTG GTTTTGTATCTGATGCATTTCATCTGACATTCGGTTGTGGTCTCTTAACATTTTCTTTATTTGCCATGGCTGCTTCTCGAGGAAAGCCTGATCGTGTGTACACTTACGG GTTTGATATTGGCATCCTGGTTTCTGTCCCTCGGGTATATTGCTTCATCTTGCATTTTCAACTTCA GGTTGAGAATGCTGAAGTCTTATGTTTGGGACTAGTTTCAGTTGCAGTTTTTGTGCTTGTCATGCCACTCTTTAAATCTACTGCTGGCGTCTTACTTCAAATGGCTCCACCTAGCATTCATTCTTCAGCATTGAACAAATGCCTAAGACAGCTGAGATGCAA CCTCTAA